Sequence from the Parvicella tangerina genome:
CCACCAAAAGCTAAGATTACCAGTGGTCTGTTTACTGCCTGATCACCTTGAGGTTCAAAAAAGTCAAGAAATAAATCTTGATTTGCTCCTCCAACCGTAGTGCCATTACCGTATTGAATAGCAAGCGTGGTGTCTGGAACAAAAACTTCATTTAAATAACGTGAACCATCACAAGTAGGATGTTGCCCCAAAAACGAAAGAGAAAATAGTGCTAAAACAAATACTGCTATATATTTCATAAATCATGATTTTAGTTGTTATGATTTTATGAATATAGCAATAATTTTCAACAACAAGGTTTAACAAAGAGATACTAAATCCTTCTCAAGACTTTATGTAGGGGAACTTCTTGCTCTATGATATTTGCTTGTTTTAGCATATACATTACATTTCGAAGCATTTTTGTACTCACGTTATCATTCGTTGCCCATTCTGTGGAATAAAACCACTGTTCCACATCTTCCAACTTTTGATCATACCGCTTACTCACCAATTCAATTGCATTAGACGCATTCATGAACTGATCACAATTGAAATGAATAATGCTCATTACACGCTTCAAGACTTCTGGGCGCTCTTCTATCAACCGATCAGTCGCTGCAATGGCAAAGCAAGACCAAGGAGTTACAAACTCTCCTACCCTCTTCAAAACACCTTTATCTACCCAAGGCTTAGTAGTATACTTTTCCCAGTAGAATACATCAGTTTCATGTTTTTCAAGTGTTTCTAAGGCTCCATCAAGATTCTTTATAACCACAAATTGTTCTTCTTTGATCTTTTTCTTGTTTAATGTTGCATCCACTATTGGGATCAAATGACTTCCTGAACCAAAACGACTTATCGCATACTGTTTATCATAAGTTTCGCCATAATACTGGATTGGATTTGTAACATGCGTATGAACTCCCCAGATCAATGGCGTATTGACATACATTCCAACTACCTTACTGGGACTTCCTTTGATAATATCTGCAACAATTCCCTCGGTAAGTAACAAACAGACATCAACTTCATCATTTCTCAATGCTCTGGTCATCGCTCCAGTTCCTCCTGAGTAATTGATCCAATCTACATCAATTCCTTCTTTTTCAAAATGCTTGTTCTCTTTTGCTAAATGCCATGGGAGATTAAAATGCTCAGGCACACCGCCAACTCTGATTTTTTCCACTATTATTCCATTTGGTTGTTAACCAAAATTACAATTATCTTACCGCATATGTGGATTAATCCGTAAAATGTGAAAAAATATTTGGAAGATTCCTCCGTTTTCTTTTTATCTTAGACAAAGATTGCAACAACTAAACTATGAGCAGAAATTTTCTTGTACCTCACGATTTTACACCTGTTGGTGATATGGCATTAAAGCAAGCTATCTACCTGGCGAAAGCTACTGACGCCACCGTATCTCTTTTGCATGTTGTTAAAAATGACAAACTAAAAGCCGAAGCCGAAGTCAAACTAAAAAAGATCAAAGCAAAAACAGTAGAAGATCACCCAAACATTAAGGTCAAACTTTATGCCGTAGCAGGTGACATTTTTACGGATATTGGAAAAACAGCCGAAGCACTTAAATCTAGTGTCATCATAATGGGAACACATGGTGCTAAGGGAATGCAAAAGGTATTTGGAAGTTTTGCAATGAAGGTTATTACCTCTACCAGCGTTCCTTTTATGGTAGTCCAAAATGATTCTGTGATCAAAAAGATGGAACGAATTGTTTTTCCGCTAGGTATTCAGGCAGAAACGCTACAAATTATGGGGTTCTGCTCCAATCTGGCAAAAGCTTTTGGTGCAGAGGTTCATCTTGTTGCTGAGAAACAGACCGATGCACGATTTGCCAACAAGACAAAAATCAACTTTCAGGTTGTTGGAAAGCAAATGAAGGCGAATGATGTGAAAGTTAAAATGGAATACCTCGATGGTAGTGGAAGTTTTCTCAAGAAGATTCTGGATTACACACAACAGGTTAAAGGTGATATGATTGCTGTTTCCTATTATAATGAATCAATGATCCCAGCTTTTGATCGTTTTGCTCAGAATATCATTACTAATGAACTAAATATTCCTTCACTGATCATTAATTCCAAGTCAGTGAGCTCTCCTTATTTCTAGGAAAATTACTTTTGCTTTTCACCTGAGTGAAAGGTGTCAAATTTTGTTAAATCCAGCCAGAAACCTTAATTGGCTTCAAGATTTGCTACATTTGAAAGTAGGGTAATTATTGCTATAAATTACTTTAACAGTGGTTTATGCCATTTATTAGACTCTTTTTTCAGTATGGAAGCAAAAAGTGAACATAAAAAGCTAAATCAACTAGCATCTACTGCTATATGCGGAAATGACATCAGTTCTTCCGTCCTTTATGTATCGGCTCTAGCTATTGCTTTTGCTGGACAATATGCATGGATAACCTTACTCATTGTTTCATTAGTATTGTTTTTCTTCAGAAGAATCTACGGTGAAGTTGTAGGTGCATTACCACTTAACGGAGGAGCCTACAATGCCTTACTAAACACTACAAGTAAAGCCACAGCTTCGTTTGCGGCAACACTAACGATTTTGTCATATATGGCAACTGCTGTGATATCCGCTAACGAGGCCGTCCATTATCTACACCATATTTTTGACGGACTTCCAATTATCATTGCTACCATAGGTTTATTGGGAATCTTTGCTGCATTAGTCATTGCTGGGATCTCT
This genomic interval carries:
- a CDS encoding substrate-binding domain-containing protein, whose product is MEKIRVGGVPEHFNLPWHLAKENKHFEKEGIDVDWINYSGGTGAMTRALRNDEVDVCLLLTEGIVADIIKGSPSKVVGMYVNTPLIWGVHTHVTNPIQYYGETYDKQYAISRFGSGSHLIPIVDATLNKKKIKEEQFVVIKNLDGALETLEKHETDVFYWEKYTTKPWVDKGVLKRVGEFVTPWSCFAIAATDRLIEERPEVLKRVMSIIHFNCDQFMNASNAIELVSKRYDQKLEDVEQWFYSTEWATNDNVSTKMLRNVMYMLKQANIIEQEVPLHKVLRRI
- a CDS encoding universal stress protein; the protein is MSRNFLVPHDFTPVGDMALKQAIYLAKATDATVSLLHVVKNDKLKAEAEVKLKKIKAKTVEDHPNIKVKLYAVAGDIFTDIGKTAEALKSSVIIMGTHGAKGMQKVFGSFAMKVITSTSVPFMVVQNDSVIKKMERIVFPLGIQAETLQIMGFCSNLAKAFGAEVHLVAEKQTDARFANKTKINFQVVGKQMKANDVKVKMEYLDGSGSFLKKILDYTQQVKGDMIAVSYYNESMIPAFDRFAQNIITNELNIPSLIINSKSVSSPYF